One genomic region from Fusobacterium perfoetens encodes:
- a CDS encoding phage tail tube protein produces the protein MAQEKVTGLRVISGAYGTLRVDNQDIAEVTAVTADVEITREDVQWGLGVDSKITAVKGSGTITVDKVYSRFNDVYEELLKGKDKRFDLYLKNADPDAVNGQIETINIPAAWLNKLPLGFGEKASKQTREYDFGFNPMETSFADKIK, from the coding sequence ATGGCACAAGAGAAAGTTACTGGTTTAAGAGTAATAAGCGGAGCTTATGGAACATTAAGAGTAGACAATCAAGATATAGCAGAAGTAACAGCAGTTACTGCTGATGTTGAGATTACTAGAGAAGATGTACAATGGGGATTAGGAGTAGATTCTAAAATTACAGCAGTAAAAGGAAGTGGAACAATTACTGTTGATAAAGTATATTCGAGATTTAATGATGTTTATGAGGAACTTTTAAAAGGAAAAGATAAAAGATTCGATTTATATTTAAAAAATGCAGATCCAGATGCAGTTAATGGACAAATAGAAACAATAAATATTCCTGCTGCTTGGTTAAATAAACTTCCTTTAGGATTTGGGGAAAAGGCATCAAAACAAACTAGAGAATATGATTTTGGATTTAATCCGATGGAAACATCTTTCGCAGATAAAATTAAGTAG
- a CDS encoding phage tail sheath C-terminal domain-containing protein, producing the protein MNELAKLNETRAKLRSMLKAAEVGQINPYPVIKVYFETLARTAVQRSERGILVLFLTDTTKIDKWTTIKSVADLSTEYWTEENIALVQTAFEVFSPYKVMIRRKGSDDVAVFLKELETLKVTHLACPELENEDDGKVVTWIKGKTNTRNVVYVSAFATASDDCRVVELANKEVKHKTIKSYDSKKFTVMVAGAIAGCPLNRSLDNIVFPTITLVDNVEPANGKFAMYNDDDVVKCRLAINSKTTFDSTWKPGTRFIKIFEGMNIVKFDIEDTFKDYWCGLYINNYDNKIAFCNNINKVYFKELAPNVLSPDFDNKIDIDVEANKRYIVTDGKDPDTMSETEIRTYPTGEEVFLYGQVRFSNTMVNLQLGIQY; encoded by the coding sequence ATGAATGAATTAGCAAAATTAAATGAAACAAGAGCTAAATTAAGAAGTATGCTTAAAGCAGCAGAAGTCGGTCAAATAAATCCTTATCCTGTGATAAAAGTATATTTTGAAACTTTAGCAAGAACAGCTGTTCAAAGAAGTGAAAGAGGAATCCTTGTACTTTTCTTAACTGATACAACAAAAATTGATAAATGGACTACAATTAAATCTGTTGCAGATTTATCCACAGAATATTGGACAGAAGAAAATATTGCTTTAGTTCAAACAGCTTTTGAGGTATTTTCTCCCTATAAAGTTATGATAAGAAGAAAAGGTTCTGATGATGTAGCTGTATTTTTAAAAGAATTAGAAACATTAAAAGTTACACATCTTGCTTGCCCAGAGCTTGAAAATGAAGATGATGGGAAAGTTGTTACTTGGATAAAAGGTAAAACAAATACAAGAAATGTTGTTTATGTATCTGCTTTCGCTACTGCATCTGATGATTGTAGAGTTGTAGAACTTGCAAATAAAGAAGTTAAACATAAAACAATAAAATCTTATGATTCTAAAAAATTTACTGTAATGGTAGCTGGAGCAATCGCTGGTTGTCCTTTAAACAGATCACTTGATAACATAGTTTTTCCTACTATCACATTAGTTGACAATGTAGAGCCTGCAAATGGTAAATTTGCAATGTATAATGATGATGATGTTGTAAAATGTAGACTTGCAATTAACTCAAAAACTACTTTTGACAGCACTTGGAAACCAGGAACAAGATTTATTAAGATTTTTGAGGGAATGAATATCGTAAAATTTGATATTGAAGATACTTTTAAAGATTATTGGTGTGGTTTATACATTAATAACTATGATAATAAAATTGCTTTCTGTAATAACATAAATAAAGTATATTTTAAAGAGTTAGCACCAAATGTATTGTCTCCTGATTTTGATAATAAAATCGATATCGATGTAGAAGCTAATAAAAGATATATAGTTACTGACGGAAAAGATCCAGACACAATGAGTGAAACAGAAATAAGAACTTATCCTACAGGAGAGGAAGTATTCTTATATGGTCAAGTTAGATTTTCTAACACTATGGTAAATCTTCAACTTGGTATTCAATATTAA
- a CDS encoding phage tail terminator family protein has product MITIKYNDIRQALTSAIGKLGLSVYYEDITKIKRPCYYINLIDYQKEFNGNYRELKKLDFDILYFSKDKEGNNSETIIALENLDDNFEVLGNKILSISFDDKEKNRYLTLKDTRMHIVDNIGHYEFSIELFDKYGKPIDYELMKELKLEVNDE; this is encoded by the coding sequence GTGATAACAATTAAATATAATGATATAAGACAAGCTCTAACTTCTGCTATTGGGAAGTTGGGGCTTTCTGTTTATTACGAAGATATAACAAAAATAAAAAGACCTTGTTACTATATAAACCTTATAGATTATCAAAAAGAGTTTAATGGAAATTATAGAGAGTTAAAGAAATTGGACTTTGACATTTTATATTTTTCAAAAGATAAAGAGGGAAATAACTCAGAAACTATTATAGCTCTTGAAAATCTTGATGATAATTTTGAGGTTTTAGGTAATAAGATATTAAGTATTTCATTTGATGATAAAGAAAAAAATAGATACTTAACTTTAAAAGATACAAGAATGCACATAGTTGATAATATAGGGCATTATGAATTTTCTATTGAGTTATTTGATAAATATGGAAAACCTATTGATTATGAGCTTATGAAAGAATTAAAATTGGAGGTAAACGATGAATGA
- a CDS encoding HK97 gp10 family phage protein yields the protein MAIDGMDDWIKKLEKMREDFPKQTETFLRKKANEVIRETKRLTPVDTGTLRNAWQRENNGKFKQVVFNVTAYAHHVEWGHRIVRGKKTVGFVKGRYMLHKGINRVKATFYKDLEIVYKNLIK from the coding sequence ATGGCTATTGATGGAATGGACGATTGGATAAAAAAACTTGAGAAAATGAGAGAAGATTTTCCTAAACAAACAGAAACTTTTTTAAGAAAGAAAGCTAATGAAGTTATAAGAGAAACTAAAAGGCTAACTCCTGTTGATACAGGAACTTTAAGGAATGCTTGGCAGAGGGAAAATAATGGAAAATTTAAACAAGTTGTATTCAATGTTACAGCATATGCTCATCACGTTGAGTGGGGTCATAGAATAGTAAGAGGAAAGAAAACTGTTGGTTTTGTTAAAGGAAGATATATGTTACATAAAGGAATCAACAGAGTAAAAGCAACTTTTTATAAAGATTTAGAAATAGTGTATAAAAACCTAATAAAGTAG
- a CDS encoding capsid assembly scaffolding protein Gp46 family protein, whose translation MKQNNFFKTRGFNIQIFAEGDKTFTQEELDKAINDRLARERKKFDAEKKELERKHNESIEDYEERIKTANMTAEEKFKLEIEKRDKLLAEKEGALKKIEVDGIKKAFLSKYKLPEKFMSRISGETEEDIEASVKEFNEVMGEYIKSQAGGTPDNLNGGSGEKTKTDKGLEAFDKAYSSY comes from the coding sequence ATGAAACAAAACAACTTTTTTAAGACAAGAGGATTTAACATTCAGATATTTGCTGAAGGAGATAAAACTTTTACTCAAGAAGAGCTAGATAAAGCAATCAATGATAGATTAGCAAGAGAAAGAAAAAAATTTGATGCAGAGAAAAAAGAATTAGAAAGAAAGCATAACGAAAGTATCGAAGACTACGAAGAGAGAATAAAAACCGCTAATATGACTGCTGAGGAAAAGTTCAAATTAGAAATTGAGAAAAGAGATAAACTTCTTGCTGAAAAAGAGGGAGCATTAAAGAAAATTGAAGTTGATGGTATTAAAAAAGCTTTTCTTTCTAAATATAAACTACCTGAAAAGTTTATGTCTAGAATTTCAGGAGAAACAGAAGAAGATATTGAGGCTTCAGTTAAAGAATTTAATGAGGTTATGGGAGAGTATATTAAATCCCAAGCTGGTGGAACACCTGATAATTTAAACGGAGGTTCTGGAGAAAAAACAAAAACAGATAAAGGATTAGAAGCTTTTGATAAAGCTTATAGTTCATATTAA
- a CDS encoding crAss001_48 related protein produces the protein MTHIERMELELKEINEKIEKATIFVEKEIKNPNFTDEIQRIKLSCQIEHMLAYASILKERIEYDKQK, from the coding sequence ATGACGCATATTGAAAGAATGGAATTGGAGCTTAAAGAAATAAATGAAAAAATAGAAAAAGCTACAATTTTTGTAGAAAAGGAAATTAAAAATCCTAATTTTACTGATGAAATTCAAAGAATTAAATTATCTTGTCAAATTGAGCATATGTTAGCTTATGCTTCTATTTTAAAAGAAAGAATAGAATATGATAAACAAAAATAA